Part of the ANME-2 cluster archaeon genome, CTGGTGTCAACGGCGGTGTGATGCTGGTGTAGGGGACCACTATCAATAACGGTGTGAAAATAGCTATCAAAATATAACATCAATCATCTGCAAACCCACTACTTCAATCCCCCTTAATAACACAAACCAATGCAGTCTTAATGTCCCGCTTCTGCTCATTGAGCCTCCGCAGGAAATAACCCAGCCAGCCCTTGCCATAGGGTATATAACCACAGACCTTATACCCCTCCCCTGCCAGTTCCTCTTTTCGTTTGTCATGTGCCCCCATCAGCATCTGGAACTCGAAATTCCGGGGGTGTTCCTTGTTCAGTTGTATGGCCAGTTCAATAAGTTCATCATCATGGGTTGCCACTGCAATAAGTTCAAGTCCCCCCTCCCTGAACAACATCTCCAACGGGTCTGCATAGACTTTTCTAATATCTTCATGCCTTTTAATGGCTATATCAGCCGGTTCGTTATATGCACCTTTACACAAACGTATCTTAGCGCCCATTGCCGAGAGTTCTTTCAGGTCTTCCGGTGTCCTGAACAGGTATACCTGGATGGCAATCCCAAGGTTTTTATTTTCCTTGTA contains:
- a CDS encoding proline dehydrogenase; this encodes MGILIHLAKRWVAGEYLEDAVERAKSANSRGISGIINHVGEHNEDIAEIEASAKEYNRLLNGIKQEKIDSAISIKPTQLGLMKDVPTCTGTIKPLVKKAADLGIFVWMDMEGSTHTQQIIDIYKHLYKENKNLGIAIQVYLFRTPEDLKELSAMGAKIRLCKGAYNEPADIAIKRHEDIRKVYADPLEMLFREGGLELIAVATHDDELIELAIQLNKEHPRNFEFQMLMGAHDKRKEELAGEGYKVCGYIPYGKGWLGYFLRRLNEQKRDIKTALVCVIKGD